The Streptomyces pactum genome contains a region encoding:
- a CDS encoding alpha-ketoacid dehydrogenase subunit beta, producing the protein MTTVAVRPATMAQALTRALRDAMAADPGVHVMGEDVGTLGGVFRVTDGLAKEFGEDRCTDTPLAEAGILGTAVGMAMYGLRPVVEMQFDAFAYPAFEQVVSHVTKMRNRTRGKLPLPLTIRVPYGGGIGGVEHHSDSSEAYYMATPGLHVVTPATVADAYGLLRASIASDDPVVFLEPKRLYWSKDSWNPEEPTPVEPVGRAVVRRAGRSATLITYGPSLAVCMEAAEAARAEGWDLEVVDLRSLVPFDDETVCASVRRTGRAVVVHESGSFGGPGGEIAARVTERCFHHLEAPVLRVAGFDIPYPPPMLERHHLPGVDRILDAVGRLQWEAES; encoded by the coding sequence ATGACCACGGTCGCCGTCAGGCCGGCCACCATGGCGCAGGCCCTCACGCGCGCGCTGCGCGACGCCATGGCCGCCGACCCGGGCGTGCACGTCATGGGCGAGGACGTGGGCACGCTCGGCGGCGTCTTCCGGGTCACCGACGGACTCGCCAAGGAGTTCGGCGAGGACCGCTGCACGGACACCCCGCTCGCGGAGGCCGGCATCCTCGGCACGGCCGTCGGCATGGCGATGTACGGGCTGCGTCCGGTAGTGGAGATGCAGTTCGACGCCTTCGCCTACCCGGCGTTCGAGCAGGTCGTCAGCCACGTCACCAAGATGCGCAACCGCACGCGCGGCAAGCTGCCCCTGCCGCTGACCATCCGCGTCCCCTACGGCGGCGGCATCGGCGGAGTCGAGCACCACAGCGACTCGTCCGAGGCGTACTACATGGCGACTCCGGGGCTCCATGTCGTCACGCCCGCGACCGTCGCCGACGCCTACGGGCTGCTGCGCGCGTCCATCGCCTCCGACGACCCGGTCGTCTTCCTCGAACCCAAGCGTCTGTACTGGTCGAAGGACTCCTGGAACCCCGAGGAGCCGACACCCGTTGAGCCGGTAGGCCGTGCGGTGGTGCGGCGCGCCGGCCGGAGCGCCACACTCATCACGTACGGGCCGTCGCTGGCCGTCTGCATGGAGGCGGCCGAGGCGGCCCGGGCCGAGGGCTGGGACCTCGAAGTCGTCGATCTGCGCTCCCTGGTGCCGTTCGACGACGAGACGGTGTGCGCTTCGGTGCGGCGGACGGGACGCGCGGTCGTCGTCCACGAGTCGGGTTCCTTCGGGGGCCCGGGCGGGGAGATCGCGGCCCGGGTCACGGAGCGCTGCTTCCATCATCTGGAGGCGCCGGTGCTGCGTGTGGCCGGGTTCGACATCCCGTATCCGCCGCCGATGCTGGAGCGCCACCACCTGCCCGGTGTGGACCGGATCCTGGACGCCGTGGGGCGCCTGCAGTGGGAGGCCGAAAGCTGA
- a CDS encoding ABC transporter permease, translating to MSTATSTGDRELSTVSTESLAALLVTKERPPRPSALSTSLTFGWRAILKIKHVPEQLFDVTAFPIMNLLMFTYLFGGALAGSPSDYIQFVLPGILVMSVVMITMYTGISVNVDIEKGVFDRFRSLPIWRPSAMVGYLLGDALRYTIASVVMLSVGLLLGYRPDGGFGGVLAGIALLLVFSFAFSWIWTMFGLMLRTEKSVMSVSMMVIFPLTFLSNVFVDPKTMPGWLQVFVNNSPITHLASAVRGLMAGDWPGAEIGWTLGWAGLLLLVFGPVTMRLYNRK from the coding sequence ATGAGTACGGCCACGAGCACCGGGGACAGGGAACTCTCCACGGTCAGCACCGAGTCGCTGGCGGCCCTGCTGGTCACCAAGGAGCGGCCGCCCCGGCCCAGCGCACTTTCCACGTCCCTGACGTTCGGCTGGCGCGCGATCCTCAAGATCAAGCATGTACCGGAACAGCTCTTCGACGTCACCGCCTTCCCGATCATGAACCTGTTGATGTTCACGTACCTCTTCGGCGGTGCGCTGGCGGGTTCGCCGAGCGACTACATCCAGTTCGTGCTGCCGGGCATCCTGGTGATGTCGGTCGTGATGATCACGATGTACACCGGGATCTCGGTGAACGTCGACATCGAGAAGGGCGTCTTCGACCGCTTCCGTTCGCTGCCGATCTGGCGGCCCTCGGCGATGGTCGGCTATCTGCTCGGCGACGCCCTGCGCTACACGATCGCGTCCGTCGTGATGCTCTCCGTGGGGCTGCTGCTCGGCTACCGGCCGGATGGCGGGTTCGGCGGTGTGCTCGCCGGGATCGCCCTGCTGCTGGTGTTCTCGTTCGCCTTCTCGTGGATCTGGACGATGTTCGGGCTGATGCTGCGCACCGAGAAGTCGGTGATGAGCGTCAGCATGATGGTGATCTTCCCGCTCACCTTCCTGTCCAACGTCTTCGTCGACCCGAAGACGATGCCGGGCTGGCTGCAGGTCTTCGTCAACAACAGCCCGATCACGCACCTGGCGTCCGCGGTGCGCGGGCTGATGGCGGGCGACTGGCCCGGCGCCGAGATCGGCTGGACGCTGGGCTGGGCGGGCCTGCTCCTCCTGGTCTTCGGACCGGTCACGATGCGGCTCTACAACCGCAAGTAG
- a CDS encoding dihydrolipoamide acetyltransferase family protein yields the protein MAQVLEFKLPDLGEGLTEAEIVRWLVEVGDVVAVDQPVVEVETAKAMVEVPCPYQGVVTARFGEEGTELPVGAPLLTVAVGEGAADVPARDSGTGGGAAEGRQDERSPAGRSPAERSPAVESRDERAKDEQVRSEGSGNVLVGYGTSDAPARRRRVRPDRRAATPSAGRANGRVRTAEPVDGPVPVISPLVRRLARQNDLDLRELTGSGPEGLILRADVEYALRAAAAQGGRTAVQEGPAELTGRAPAVSVSSAAGSGGIRTPLKGVRGAVADKLSRSRREIPDATCWVDADATELTRARAAMNAAGGAKISLVALLARICTAALARFPELNATVDTEAREIVRFDHVHLGFAAQTDRGLVVPVVRDAHARDAEALTAEFARLTEAARAGRLTPGELTGGTFTLNNYGVFGVDGSTPIINHPEAAMLGVGRIVPKPWVHEGELAVRQVVQLSLTFDHRVCDGGTAGGFLRYVADCVEQPAVLLRTL from the coding sequence ATGGCACAGGTGCTGGAGTTCAAGCTCCCCGACCTCGGTGAGGGGCTCACCGAGGCGGAGATCGTGCGCTGGCTGGTCGAGGTCGGCGACGTGGTCGCCGTCGACCAGCCCGTCGTCGAGGTCGAGACGGCCAAGGCGATGGTCGAGGTGCCCTGCCCCTACCAGGGCGTGGTCACCGCCCGCTTCGGCGAGGAGGGCACGGAGCTGCCCGTCGGAGCGCCGCTGCTGACGGTGGCGGTGGGCGAGGGCGCCGCCGACGTCCCGGCGCGGGACTCGGGCACCGGCGGCGGCGCGGCCGAGGGCCGGCAGGATGAGCGGTCCCCGGCCGGCCGGTCTCCGGCGGAGCGGTCCCCGGCCGTCGAGTCCCGGGACGAGCGGGCGAAGGACGAGCAGGTGAGGTCCGAGGGCTCGGGCAACGTCCTGGTCGGATACGGCACCTCGGATGCGCCCGCGCGGCGCCGCCGGGTACGGCCGGACCGGCGGGCCGCCACCCCGTCGGCCGGGCGGGCGAACGGCCGGGTCCGCACCGCCGAGCCGGTGGACGGCCCCGTCCCCGTCATCTCCCCCCTGGTGCGCAGGCTGGCCCGGCAGAACGACCTGGACCTGCGCGAGCTGACCGGCTCCGGCCCGGAAGGGCTGATCCTGCGTGCGGACGTGGAGTACGCGCTGCGTGCCGCCGCCGCGCAGGGCGGCCGTACGGCGGTCCAGGAGGGCCCGGCCGAGCTGACCGGCCGGGCACCGGCGGTCTCCGTGTCCTCCGCCGCGGGGTCCGGCGGCATCCGCACCCCCCTCAAGGGCGTCCGCGGCGCCGTCGCCGACAAGCTCTCCCGCAGTCGGCGCGAGATCCCCGACGCGACCTGCTGGGTGGACGCCGACGCGACCGAGTTGACGCGGGCGCGCGCGGCGATGAACGCGGCGGGCGGAGCGAAGATCTCCCTGGTCGCGCTGCTGGCCCGGATCTGCACGGCCGCCCTGGCCCGCTTCCCGGAGCTGAACGCCACGGTCGACACGGAGGCCCGGGAGATCGTCCGGTTCGACCACGTCCACCTCGGCTTCGCCGCCCAGACGGACCGGGGGCTGGTCGTGCCCGTCGTCCGGGACGCGCACGCGCGGGACGCCGAGGCGCTCACCGCCGAGTTCGCCCGGCTGACCGAGGCGGCCCGTGCCGGACGGCTGACCCCCGGTGAACTGACCGGGGGTACCTTCACGTTGAACAACTACGGCGTGTTCGGCGTCGACGGATCCACGCCGATCATCAACCATCCCGAGGCGGCCATGCTCGGCGTCGGCCGCATCGTCCCCAAGCCCTGGGTGCACGAGGGGGAGTTGGCGGTGCGTCAGGTCGTCCAGCTCTCGCTCACCTTCGACCACCGGGTGTGCGACGGCGGTACGGCGGGCGGCTTCCTGCGGTACGTGGCGGACTGCGTGGAACAGCCGGCGGTGCTGCTGCGGACCCTCTGA
- a CDS encoding molybdopterin molybdotransferase MoeA — protein MTSPGTRADEEAEDLDVEEALALVKENPGPPHGDPDRTAAPAHATRHGHPGPHGAPDKQADSPHRATPWPAARATAERAARAAVRAARRTPLSTPLDAALGLTLAAPLAALTDLPSFDTSAMDGWAVAGPGPWTVRDEGVLAGHAEPAPLTDGEAVRIATGARIPLDTTAVLRTEHGRTDGKGRLQATRDVVHGQDIRLRGQECRSGDQLMPVGTLVTPAVLGLAAAAGYDTLTAVPRPRVDVLVLGDELLTEGRPRDGLIRDALGPMLPPWLRALGAEVRAVRRIGDDAEALHRAVTASGADLIVTTGGTAAGPVDHVHPVLSRVGAELLVDGVEVRPGHPMLLARLKDDQHLVGLPGNPLAAVSGLLTLAEPLLRTLAARPAPEPYTLPLRDAVHGHPYDTRLVPVVLRGDGAVPLHYNGPAMLRGIAAADALAVVPPGGSGPGQEAELLDLPWTTGGIGVCFT, from the coding sequence ATGACCTCGCCCGGCACGCGGGCCGACGAGGAAGCGGAAGACCTCGACGTCGAGGAGGCACTCGCCCTCGTGAAGGAGAACCCGGGCCCACCCCACGGCGACCCCGACCGCACGGCGGCGCCCGCGCACGCCACGCGCCACGGCCACCCCGGTCCGCATGGCGCGCCGGACAAGCAGGCCGACTCCCCTCACCGCGCCACCCCCTGGCCCGCAGCCCGGGCGACCGCCGAGCGTGCCGCCCGTGCCGCCGTCCGTGCCGCCCGCCGCACCCCGCTCTCCACGCCCCTCGACGCCGCCCTGGGCCTCACCCTGGCCGCGCCCCTCGCCGCCCTGACCGACCTGCCCTCCTTCGACACCTCCGCCATGGACGGCTGGGCCGTCGCCGGACCGGGCCCCTGGACGGTGCGCGACGAGGGTGTCCTGGCCGGACACGCGGAGCCCGCGCCCCTCACCGACGGCGAGGCCGTCCGGATCGCCACCGGCGCCCGCATCCCCCTGGACACCACCGCCGTACTGCGCACCGAGCACGGCCGCACCGACGGAAAGGGCCGGCTGCAGGCGACCCGCGACGTCGTCCACGGCCAGGACATCCGCTTGCGCGGTCAGGAGTGCCGCAGCGGTGACCAGTTGATGCCCGTCGGCACCCTGGTGACGCCGGCCGTGCTGGGCCTCGCGGCAGCCGCCGGGTACGACACCCTCACCGCGGTCCCCCGCCCCCGCGTCGACGTCCTGGTCCTCGGCGACGAACTGCTCACCGAGGGCCGGCCGCGCGACGGCCTCATCCGGGACGCGCTCGGCCCGATGCTGCCGCCCTGGCTGCGGGCCCTGGGCGCGGAGGTCCGCGCGGTCCGCCGGATCGGGGACGACGCCGAGGCCCTGCACCGGGCCGTCACCGCCTCCGGCGCCGACCTGATCGTCACGACCGGCGGCACCGCCGCGGGCCCCGTCGACCACGTCCACCCGGTCCTGAGCCGCGTCGGCGCCGAACTCCTCGTGGACGGCGTCGAAGTACGCCCCGGCCACCCCATGCTGCTGGCCCGGCTCAAGGACGACCAGCACCTCGTCGGTCTGCCCGGCAACCCGCTCGCCGCCGTCTCCGGACTGCTCACGCTCGCCGAGCCGCTGCTGCGCACCCTCGCCGCCCGCCCGGCGCCGGAGCCGTACACGCTGCCGCTGCGGGACGCGGTGCACGGGCACCCGTACGACACCCGGCTCGTCCCCGTGGTGCTGCGCGGCGACGGTGCCGTGCCGCTGCACTACAACGGTCCGGCCATGCTGCGCGGCATCGCGGCCGCCGACGCCCTGGCCGTCGTACCCCCGGGCGGGTCGGGTCCGGGCCAGGAGGCCGAGCTCCTCGACCTGCCCTGGACCACCGGCGGAATCGGAGTGTGTTTCACGTGA
- a CDS encoding bacterial proteasome activator family protein → MEMPRNDRSPENPQILVVGQDGMALSGGGDDDSREIPVTEQVAQPAKVMRIGSMIKQLLEEVRVAPLDEASRARLKEIHASSVKELEDGLAPELVEELERLSLPFTDDVTPTDAELRIAQAQLVGWLEGLFHGIQTTLFAQQMAARAQLEQMRRALPPGVGQDGEEPPHPGARSGGPYL, encoded by the coding sequence ATGGAGATGCCGAGGAACGACAGGTCGCCGGAGAACCCCCAGATCCTGGTCGTCGGCCAGGACGGAATGGCGCTCAGCGGCGGCGGGGACGACGACTCCCGCGAGATCCCGGTGACCGAGCAGGTGGCACAGCCCGCCAAGGTCATGAGGATCGGCAGCATGATCAAGCAGCTTCTGGAGGAGGTGCGCGTCGCGCCTCTGGACGAGGCGAGCCGGGCCCGGCTCAAGGAGATCCACGCCAGCTCGGTGAAGGAGCTGGAGGACGGCCTCGCCCCGGAGCTGGTCGAGGAGCTGGAGCGGCTCTCCCTGCCCTTCACGGACGACGTCACCCCGACCGACGCCGAGCTGCGGATCGCGCAGGCCCAGTTGGTCGGCTGGCTGGAGGGCCTGTTCCACGGCATCCAGACCACGTTGTTCGCCCAGCAGATGGCCGCACGGGCCCAGCTCGAGCAGATGCGCCGCGCGCTGCCGCCGGGCGTCGGCCAGGACGGCGAGGAGCCGCCCCACCCGGGCGCCCGTTCCGGCGGCCCCTACCTGTAA
- the pdhA gene encoding pyruvate dehydrogenase (acetyl-transferring) E1 component subunit alpha, with translation MTVMEQRGAYRPTPPPAWQPRTDPAPLLPDAEPYRVLGTKAAEQADPELLRTLYARLVSGRRYNAQATALTKQGRLAVYPSSTGQEACEVAAALALEDRDWLFPSYRDTLAVVARGVDPVEALTLLRGDWHTGYDPHEHRVAPLSTPLATQLPHAVGLAHAARLKGDDVVALAMVGDGGTSEGDFHEALNFAAVWRAPVVFFVQNNGFAISVPLAKQTAAPSLAHKAVGYGMPGRLVDGNDAAAVHEVLTDAVRQARAGGGPTLVEAVTYRVEAHTNADDATRYRGDAEVETWRRHDPIELLERELTERGLLDEDTVRAAREDAETMAADLRARMNQDPRLDPMDLFAHVYAEPTPQLREQRDLLRAELAAAAESGAPEGGHR, from the coding sequence ATGACGGTCATGGAGCAGCGGGGCGCTTACCGGCCCACACCGCCGCCCGCCTGGCAGCCCCGTACCGACCCCGCGCCGCTGCTGCCCGACGCGGAGCCGTACCGCGTCCTCGGCACGAAGGCCGCCGAGCAGGCGGACCCGGAGCTGCTGCGCACCCTGTACGCCCGGCTGGTCAGCGGCCGGCGCTACAACGCGCAGGCCACGGCGCTGACCAAGCAGGGCCGGCTGGCCGTCTACCCTTCCAGCACCGGCCAGGAGGCCTGCGAGGTCGCCGCCGCGCTGGCCCTCGAGGACCGGGACTGGCTCTTCCCCAGCTACCGCGACACGCTCGCCGTGGTCGCCCGCGGCGTCGACCCCGTCGAGGCGCTCACCCTGCTGCGCGGCGACTGGCACACCGGCTACGACCCCCACGAGCACCGGGTCGCCCCCCTGTCCACGCCGCTCGCCACCCAGTTGCCGCACGCCGTGGGCCTCGCGCACGCCGCCCGGCTCAAGGGCGACGACGTGGTCGCCCTCGCCATGGTCGGCGACGGCGGCACCAGCGAGGGCGACTTCCACGAGGCGCTGAACTTCGCCGCCGTCTGGCGGGCCCCGGTCGTCTTTTTCGTGCAGAACAACGGCTTCGCGATCTCCGTCCCGCTCGCCAAGCAGACCGCGGCCCCGTCGCTGGCCCACAAGGCCGTCGGCTACGGCATGCCCGGCCGCCTGGTCGACGGCAACGACGCCGCCGCCGTGCACGAGGTCCTCACCGACGCCGTACGCCAGGCGCGCGCGGGCGGCGGTCCCACGCTGGTGGAGGCGGTGACGTACCGCGTCGAGGCGCACACCAACGCCGACGACGCGACGCGCTACCGGGGCGACGCCGAGGTCGAGACCTGGCGCCGGCACGACCCGATCGAGCTGCTGGAGCGGGAGCTGACCGAGCGCGGGCTGCTCGACGAGGACACCGTCCGGGCCGCCCGCGAGGACGCCGAGACGATGGCCGCCGACCTGCGCGCCCGCATGAACCAGGACCCGCGGCTCGACCCGATGGACCTGTTCGCCCACGTCTACGCCGAGCCCACCCCGCAACTGCGCGAGCAGCGGGACCTGCTGCGCGCGGAGCTGGCGGCGGCGGCCGAGTCCGGGGCGCCCGAAGGGGGGCACCGATGA
- a CDS encoding NAD(P)H-quinone oxidoreductase: MHAITISEPGGPEALVWSEVPDPVPGEGEVLVEVTASAVNRADIMQRQGFYDPPPGASPYPGLECSGRVAALGPGVSGWSVGDEVCALLGGGGYAEKVAVPAGQLLPVPEGIDVRRAAALPEVVCTVWSNVFMVSHLRPGETLLVHGGSSGIGTMAIQLAKAVGAKVAVTAGTKEKLERCAELGADILINYREQDFVAEVREATGGAGADVILDNMGAKYLDRNVRALAVNGRLAIIGMQGGRKGELDIGTLLAKRAAVSATSLRARPPAEKAAIVAAVREHVWPLLAGGHVRPIVDRELPMSDAPAAHRVVEESGHVGKVLLVAP; the protein is encoded by the coding sequence ATGCATGCGATCACGATTTCCGAACCCGGAGGCCCCGAGGCGCTGGTCTGGTCCGAGGTCCCCGACCCGGTGCCCGGCGAGGGCGAGGTCCTGGTCGAGGTGACGGCCAGCGCCGTCAACCGCGCCGACATCATGCAGCGCCAGGGCTTCTACGACCCCCCGCCCGGCGCCTCCCCGTACCCCGGCCTGGAGTGCTCCGGGCGCGTCGCGGCCCTCGGGCCGGGTGTGTCCGGCTGGTCCGTCGGCGACGAGGTGTGCGCGCTCCTCGGCGGTGGCGGCTACGCCGAGAAGGTCGCCGTTCCGGCCGGTCAGCTACTGCCGGTTCCGGAGGGCATCGACGTCAGGCGGGCGGCGGCGCTGCCCGAGGTGGTCTGCACCGTCTGGTCGAACGTCTTCATGGTCTCCCACCTCCGCCCCGGCGAGACGCTCCTCGTGCACGGCGGCTCCAGCGGCATCGGCACCATGGCGATCCAGCTCGCCAAGGCCGTGGGCGCGAAGGTCGCCGTGACGGCGGGCACCAAGGAGAAGCTGGAGCGCTGCGCCGAACTGGGCGCCGACATCCTGATCAACTACCGCGAGCAGGACTTCGTCGCCGAGGTCAGGGAGGCGACGGGCGGTGCGGGCGCCGACGTCATCCTCGACAACATGGGCGCCAAGTACCTGGACCGCAACGTCCGGGCCCTCGCCGTCAACGGCCGGCTCGCGATCATCGGCATGCAGGGCGGCCGGAAGGGCGAGCTGGACATCGGCACGCTCCTCGCCAAGCGCGCCGCCGTCAGCGCGACCTCGCTGCGCGCCCGGCCGCCGGCGGAGAAGGCGGCCATCGTGGCGGCCGTACGCGAGCACGTCTGGCCGCTGCTCGCCGGGGGCCACGTCCGTCCGATCGTCGACCGCGAACTCCCGATGAGCGACGCTCCCGCCGCCCACCGGGTCGTGGAGGAGAGCGGGCACGTCGGCAAGGTGCTGCTGGTCGCCCCGTAG
- a CDS encoding potassium channel family protein, translating to MKLPGQDAIARQADEHLATHRVKLPRKLVEHPIRQVGKRLWVALLVLVATAFIVYADREGYSDNSDGSVDLLDAFYYATVTLSTTGYGDITPVSDAARLTNIFLITPLRVLFLIILVGTTLEALTERTREEWRLTRWRSTLRDHTVVVGFGTKGRSAVQTVCATGLRKEQVVVVDPSGKAIEAATAHGYAGVVGDATRSDVLNRAEVYRAKQIIIATQRDDTAVLVTLTARQLNRGAKIVVAVREEENAPLLKQSGADAVITSASAAGRLLGLSVLSPAAGMVMEDLISQGSGLDIVERPVIKAEVGKNPRETDDLVVSVLRGHRVLGYDDPAVGGLELTDRLITIVRATPATHVAPDARPLPRD from the coding sequence GTGAAACTTCCGGGCCAGGACGCGATCGCCCGCCAGGCCGACGAACACCTCGCGACCCATCGGGTGAAACTTCCGAGGAAGCTGGTGGAGCACCCGATCCGCCAGGTCGGCAAACGGCTGTGGGTCGCTCTGTTGGTTCTGGTGGCGACCGCCTTCATCGTCTACGCCGACCGCGAGGGCTACAGCGACAACTCCGACGGCTCCGTCGACCTTCTGGACGCCTTCTACTACGCCACCGTCACCCTCTCCACCACCGGTTACGGCGACATCACCCCCGTCAGTGACGCCGCCCGGCTGACGAACATCTTCCTCATCACGCCCCTGCGCGTGCTGTTCCTGATCATCCTGGTCGGCACCACGCTGGAAGCCCTCACCGAGCGCACTCGGGAGGAGTGGCGCCTGACCCGCTGGAGGTCCACCTTGCGCGATCACACCGTCGTCGTCGGTTTCGGCACCAAGGGACGGTCGGCGGTCCAGACCGTCTGCGCGACCGGCCTGCGCAAGGAACAGGTCGTCGTGGTCGACCCCAGCGGAAAGGCCATCGAGGCGGCGACGGCCCACGGCTACGCGGGCGTGGTCGGTGACGCGACGCGCAGCGATGTGCTGAACCGCGCCGAGGTGTACCGGGCGAAACAGATCATCATCGCCACCCAGCGCGACGACACGGCGGTGCTGGTGACGCTGACGGCCCGGCAGCTCAACCGGGGCGCGAAGATCGTGGTCGCGGTCCGCGAGGAGGAGAACGCGCCGCTGCTCAAACAGTCCGGCGCCGACGCCGTGATCACCAGCGCCAGCGCCGCGGGCCGGTTGCTCGGTCTCTCCGTGCTCAGCCCCGCCGCCGGCATGGTCATGGAGGACCTCATCAGCCAGGGCAGCGGGCTGGACATCGTCGAGCGTCCGGTCATAAAGGCCGAGGTGGGCAAGAACCCGCGGGAGACGGACGATCTGGTGGTCAGCGTCCTGCGCGGACACCGGGTGCTCGGCTACGACGACCCGGCCGTCGGGGGTCTGGAGCTGACCGACCGCCTGATCACGATCGTGCGGGCGACGCCGGCCACCCACGTGGCGCCCGACGCCCGCCCGCTGCCCCGCGACTGA
- a CDS encoding ATP-binding cassette domain-containing protein encodes MSTHTSGLAIETAGLVKTFGETRAVDGVDLAVPAGTVYGVLGPNGAGKTTTVKMLATLLRPDGGQAHVFGHDVVRDADEVRGRVSLTGQYASVDEDLTGTENLVLLGRLLGHGKTAARQRGDQLLAAFGLTDAAAKQVKHYSGGMRRRIDIAASILNTPDLLFLDEPTTGLDPRSRNQVWDIVRAVVAQGTTVLLTTQYLDEADQLASRIAVIDKGRVIAEGTKGELKASVGAGSVHLRLRDAEERPEAARVLRNLLVAEVQLEPDPVALTARLGVAASDTAADQAAKALGELARSGITVDSFSLGQPSLDEVFLALTGHDTGQSTGNGTDTAPDTKDEVTA; translated from the coding sequence ATGAGTACCCACACGTCCGGACTCGCGATCGAGACCGCGGGGCTGGTGAAGACGTTCGGTGAGACCCGGGCCGTGGACGGGGTGGACCTCGCGGTGCCCGCCGGCACGGTCTACGGCGTCCTCGGCCCGAACGGCGCCGGCAAGACCACCACGGTGAAGATGCTCGCCACCCTGCTGCGGCCGGACGGTGGCCAGGCCCACGTCTTCGGCCACGACGTCGTGCGCGACGCGGACGAGGTGCGCGGCCGGGTGAGCCTCACCGGGCAGTACGCGTCCGTGGACGAGGACCTCACCGGCACCGAGAACCTGGTCCTGCTGGGCCGGCTCCTCGGGCACGGCAAGACGGCCGCGCGGCAGCGGGGCGACCAACTGCTGGCGGCCTTCGGGCTGACGGACGCGGCGGCGAAGCAGGTCAAGCACTACTCCGGCGGCATGCGGCGGCGCATCGACATCGCCGCGTCCATCCTCAACACACCCGATCTGCTCTTCCTCGACGAGCCGACGACCGGCCTCGACCCGCGCAGCCGCAACCAGGTGTGGGACATCGTGCGCGCGGTGGTCGCCCAGGGCACGACGGTGCTGCTGACCACGCAGTACCTGGACGAGGCCGACCAACTGGCGTCCCGGATCGCCGTCATCGACAAGGGCAGGGTGATCGCCGAGGGCACCAAGGGCGAGCTGAAGGCGTCCGTCGGCGCCGGCTCCGTTCATCTGCGGCTGCGGGACGCGGAGGAACGGCCGGAGGCGGCGCGGGTACTGCGGAACCTGCTGGTCGCCGAGGTACAGCTCGAGCCCGACCCGGTGGCGCTGACCGCGCGCCTCGGGGTGGCGGCGAGCGACACGGCCGCCGATCAGGCCGCCAAGGCGCTCGGTGAGCTGGCCCGGTCCGGCATCACCGTCGACAGCTTCTCCCTGGGACAGCCCAGCCTCGACGAGGTCTTCCTGGCGCTGACCGGCCACGACACCGGCCAGAGCACGGGCAACGGCACGGACACCGCACCCGACACGAAGGACGAGGTGACGGCATGA
- a CDS encoding NTP transferase domain-containing protein yields MTVYEPSGAPGTGTDPAPGSGPDGYDAVVLAGGAARRLGGADKPGLRVGGRALLDRVLAACAGARTTVVVADPRPTPRPVTWAREEPPGGGPLAALAAGLRHTTAERVVVLSADLPFLAGPTVGRLLSALAASDADGVLLSDADGRDQPLVAAYRAPVLYRELAALTRDRADLAGLPLRRLTGALRLTRVSDAVASFDCDTWDDIATARARIREHGHVLDEWITAAKDELGIDLDVDTGVLLDLARDAAHGVARPAAPLTTFLVGYAAGRAGGGPEAVAETARKAVALARRWAEEADAEPAPAAGEPDGAPDATPGTRPDTR; encoded by the coding sequence GTGACCGTGTACGAGCCCTCCGGTGCCCCCGGCACCGGCACCGACCCCGCGCCGGGATCCGGCCCCGACGGGTACGACGCCGTCGTGCTCGCCGGCGGGGCCGCCCGGCGGCTCGGCGGCGCGGACAAACCCGGCCTGCGGGTGGGCGGCCGGGCGCTGCTGGACCGGGTGCTCGCCGCCTGCGCCGGAGCGCGGACCACCGTAGTCGTCGCCGACCCCCGGCCCACCCCGCGCCCGGTGACCTGGGCGCGCGAGGAGCCGCCCGGCGGCGGACCGCTCGCCGCCCTGGCCGCCGGACTGCGGCACACCACCGCCGAGCGCGTCGTGGTCCTCTCCGCCGACCTGCCGTTCCTCGCCGGGCCCACCGTCGGGCGGCTGCTGTCGGCCCTCGCCGCGAGCGACGCCGACGGCGTGCTGCTCAGCGACGCCGACGGCCGGGACCAGCCCCTCGTCGCCGCCTACCGCGCGCCCGTGCTGTACCGCGAACTGGCCGCGCTCACCCGGGACCGGGCAGACCTCGCCGGGCTGCCCCTGCGCCGCCTGACCGGCGCCCTCCGCCTCACTCGCGTCTCCGACGCCGTCGCCTCCTTCGACTGCGACACCTGGGACGACATCGCCACCGCAAGGGCACGCATCAGGGAGCATGGTCACGTGTTGGATGAATGGATCACCGCAGCCAAGGACGAGTTGGGCATCGACCTCGACGTCGACACCGGCGTCCTGCTCGATCTCGCCCGGGACGCCGCCCACGGGGTGGCCAGGCCCGCGGCCCCGCTGACCACCTTCCTCGTCGGCTACGCGGCCGGGCGGGCCGGGGGAGGCCCCGAGGCCGTCGCCGAGACCGCTCGCAAGGCCGTCGCCCTCGCCCGGCGCTGGGCCGAGGAGGCCGACGCCGAACCCGCCCCCGCGGCGGGCGAGCCCGACGGGGCACCCGACGCCACCCCCGGCACCCGCCCGGACACGCGATGA